GTGTTGCTGGGCCTTCAGATAAACGTTCAGCATGCACACGGCCACCCCGGGCAGCGCTACCACGAAGGTGAGGATCTTCCATGAGCGGGCTGTAAGAAGACGGAGCACATAAGCGGGTTACACACACTACTACCGGGGTGACCTTCACTGATAGAGCCGGGCCTTACCCCGCTCTAGGCCAGGGAAAGTGACCCGGGACACTGACACCAATACCGCCATCACCTACCTGCATTTCCGTGCTCTGCCTCTGCAGCTGCAGAAAACAGCCGCCCGCGGATAGCCCCAGAGCGGCCAAGAATGCCGGAGAGCCTGCCGAACGCCGCCATCATG
This Pyxicephalus adspersus chromosome 6, UCB_Pads_2.0, whole genome shotgun sequence DNA region includes the following protein-coding sequences:
- the COX6A1 gene encoding cytochrome c oxidase subunit 6A1, mitochondrial; protein product: MMAAFGRLSGILGRSGAIRGRLFSAAAEAEHGNAARSWKILTFVVALPGVAVCMLNVYLKAQQHHDERPEFVPYEHLRIRNKKFPWGDGSKTLFHNPHVNPLPDGYEEHGHDH